The following coding sequences lie in one Amycolatopsis cihanbeyliensis genomic window:
- a CDS encoding MBOAT family O-acyltransferase — protein MSFVSPLFLWYFMPAVLLAVLLCPRTWRNGIVAIGSLLFYATGAGAFTLLLLTCMVVNFLAGPVLEPDEWGMRPVRRRRWTLVGVIAFDLSILVIWKYAGFATEQIAAFTQLLGGDFPVVELALPIGISFFTFHHISYVVDIYRGERRALRNPVAFGTYIAMFPQLAAGPIVRYREIADQLPQLRSHRLDDIAAGFPRFALGLCKKAIIADSLAPMVDACFSTPSDEMTFGIAWLGAVAYTLQLFFDFSGYSDMAVGLGRMLGFRLPENFARPYASVTITEFWRRWHMSLSRWFRDYVYIPLGGNRGGARKTYRNLCIVFVLTGFWHGAAWTFLVWGAYHGALLIIERAFGWDRTPSATGPRIARRLLTLVLVIFGWVFFKSADLGSALTMLGHMFLPDFEGLTDLVDASLTNQRLVILLAALSMFALPAHPVTGPLLESSRSLPATALRVTVMTVGLAYAAILVATGTFSPFLYYQF, from the coding sequence ATGTCGTTCGTCTCGCCGCTGTTCCTGTGGTACTTCATGCCGGCGGTGTTGCTCGCCGTGCTGCTGTGCCCGCGAACCTGGCGCAACGGCATCGTCGCCATCGGCAGCCTGCTGTTCTATGCCACCGGCGCCGGGGCGTTCACCCTGCTGCTGCTCACCTGCATGGTGGTCAACTTCCTGGCCGGGCCGGTACTGGAACCGGACGAGTGGGGCATGCGGCCCGTGCGGCGGCGACGCTGGACGCTGGTCGGCGTGATCGCCTTCGACCTTTCGATCCTGGTGATCTGGAAGTACGCCGGGTTCGCCACGGAGCAGATCGCGGCCTTCACGCAGTTGCTCGGCGGGGACTTCCCGGTGGTGGAGCTGGCGCTGCCGATCGGGATCTCGTTCTTCACCTTCCACCACATCTCCTACGTGGTGGACATCTACCGTGGCGAGCGGCGCGCGCTGCGCAACCCGGTGGCGTTCGGCACCTACATCGCGATGTTCCCGCAGCTGGCCGCGGGGCCGATCGTGCGGTACCGGGAGATCGCCGACCAACTGCCGCAGCTACGCTCGCACCGGCTGGACGACATCGCGGCCGGGTTCCCCCGGTTCGCCCTCGGCCTGTGCAAGAAGGCCATCATCGCCGACTCGCTCGCGCCGATGGTGGACGCGTGCTTCTCCACCCCGTCCGACGAGATGACCTTCGGCATCGCCTGGCTCGGCGCGGTGGCCTACACGCTGCAGCTGTTCTTCGACTTCTCCGGGTACTCGGATATGGCGGTCGGGCTCGGTCGGATGCTCGGCTTCCGGCTGCCGGAGAACTTCGCGCGGCCGTACGCCTCGGTGACGATCACCGAGTTCTGGCGCCGCTGGCACATGTCGCTGTCCCGATGGTTCCGCGACTACGTCTACATCCCGCTCGGCGGTAACCGGGGCGGCGCCCGCAAGACCTATCGCAACCTGTGCATCGTGTTCGTGCTGACCGGCTTCTGGCACGGCGCGGCGTGGACCTTCCTGGTCTGGGGTGCGTACCACGGCGCGTTGCTGATCATCGAGCGCGCCTTCGGCTGGGACCGCACGCCGAGCGCCACCGGCCCGCGCATCGCCCGCCGCCTGCTGACCCTGGTGCTGGTGATCTTCGGCTGGGTGTTCTTCAAGTCCGCCGACCTCGGCTCGGCGTTGACCATGCTCGGGCACATGTTCCTGCCGGACTTCGAGGGCCTCACCGACCTGGTCGACGCCTCGCTGACCAACCAGCGGCTGGTGATCCTGCTGGCGGCGCTGTCCATGTTCGCGCTACCCGCGCACCCGGTGACCGGCCCCCTGCTGGAGTCTTCGCGCAGCCTCCCGGCCACCGCCCTGCGGGTCACCGTGATGACCGTGGGCCTTGCCTACGCCGCCATCCTGGTCGCCACCGGCACCTTCAGCCCTTTCTTGTACTACCAGTTTTGA
- the rlmB gene encoding 23S rRNA (guanosine(2251)-2'-O)-methyltransferase RlmB, with protein MAGNSRRRGAIRKPGTKKGAVVGSGGKRRKGLEGKGPTPKAENRTGHPAQRRAMAKAKAEKSRANKTEGPELIAGRNPVVEALRAEVPATALYVALHVDTDDRIKEAVQLAADRGISILEVPREELDRRTNRATHQGLGLQVPPFDYSHPDDLLAGAQDSGDPPLLVALDGVTDPRNLGAVIRSAAAFGAHGVLLPARRSAGMTAVAWRTSAGTAAKLPVAVATNLTRQLRAWADEGLMLVGLDADGSVEIDGLELATDPLVVVVGSEGRGLSRLVRETCDATVSIPMAAGVESLNASVAAGVLLAEVARRRRVRGRT; from the coding sequence ATGGCTGGCAATTCCCGCCGCCGGGGTGCGATCCGCAAGCCTGGCACGAAGAAGGGCGCGGTCGTCGGCTCCGGCGGCAAGCGGCGCAAGGGGCTCGAAGGCAAGGGCCCGACGCCGAAGGCGGAGAACCGCACCGGGCATCCGGCGCAGCGGCGCGCGATGGCCAAGGCCAAGGCGGAGAAGTCGCGGGCCAACAAGACCGAGGGCCCGGAGCTGATCGCCGGGCGCAACCCGGTGGTCGAGGCGCTGCGGGCCGAGGTGCCCGCCACCGCGCTCTACGTCGCGCTGCACGTGGACACCGACGACCGGATCAAGGAGGCGGTGCAGCTCGCCGCGGACCGGGGCATCTCGATCCTGGAAGTGCCACGCGAGGAGCTGGACCGCAGGACCAACCGGGCAACCCATCAGGGGCTCGGGTTGCAGGTGCCGCCGTTCGACTACTCCCACCCGGACGACCTGCTGGCGGGCGCCCAGGACTCCGGTGACCCGCCGCTGCTGGTGGCGCTGGACGGGGTGACCGACCCGCGCAACCTCGGGGCGGTGATCCGCTCGGCGGCCGCGTTCGGCGCACACGGGGTGCTGCTGCCGGCCCGGCGCAGCGCCGGGATGACGGCGGTGGCCTGGCGAACCAGCGCGGGCACCGCGGCCAAGCTGCCGGTCGCGGTGGCGACGAACCTGACCCGGCAGCTGCGTGCCTGGGCCGACGAGGGACTGATGCTGGTCGGGCTGGACGCGGACGGTTCGGTCGAGATCGACGGCCTCGAACTCGCCACCGACCCGCTGGTCGTCGTGGTCGGTTCCGAGGGAAGGGGGCTGTCCCGGCTGGTGCGGGAGACCTGTGACGCGACCGTGTCCATCCCGATGGCGGCCGGGGTCGAGTCGCTGAACGCCTCGGTCGCGGCGGGCGTGCTACTTGCCGAGGTGGCCCGCAGGCGCAGGGTGCGCGGCCGCACGTAG